One segment of Tamlana crocina DNA contains the following:
- a CDS encoding UDP-2,3-diacylglucosamine diphosphatase codes for MKIKRKLEIAVISDVHLGTYGCHAKHLLTYLNSIEPKKLILNGDIIDIWQFSKRYFPKPHLKVIKKIMNMAANGVEVIYITGNHDEMLRKFSNTTIGNISIVDKAVLELDGKRAWFFHGDVFDISIQNAKWLAKLGGYGYDLLILINRFVNWCLEKRGKERYSLSKKIKNGVKGAVKYINDYETVISDLAIENGYDYVVCGHIHQPKMVYKENKQGKTMYLNSGDWVENFTALEYQFKRWKVYNFSKDKLAPFVVEDEIVDMEIKDLIAAITIVEQHAKK; via the coding sequence GGTTGCCACGCCAAGCATTTGCTCACCTATTTAAACAGTATCGAACCTAAAAAACTCATACTCAATGGTGACATTATCGATATTTGGCAATTCAGCAAACGGTATTTCCCGAAGCCTCATTTAAAGGTTATCAAAAAAATAATGAACATGGCTGCCAACGGTGTTGAAGTAATCTATATTACAGGCAACCATGACGAAATGTTGAGGAAATTCAGCAACACCACTATAGGGAATATTTCTATTGTTGATAAAGCGGTTTTAGAACTTGATGGCAAACGGGCATGGTTTTTTCACGGTGATGTTTTCGATATTTCCATTCAGAATGCCAAATGGCTGGCCAAATTGGGCGGATACGGTTACGACCTTTTAATTCTAATCAACCGCTTTGTAAATTGGTGCTTGGAAAAACGCGGCAAAGAACGCTATTCACTCTCCAAAAAAATAAAAAACGGTGTAAAAGGAGCTGTAAAATATATCAACGATTACGAAACCGTTATTTCCGATTTGGCTATTGAAAACGGATACGATTACGTTGTTTGCGGCCACATACACCAACCCAAAATGGTTTACAAAGAAAATAAGCAAGGGAAAACCATGTACTTGAATTCTGGTGATTGGGTTGAAAATTTCACCGCTTTAGAATACCAATTTAAACGTTGGAAAGTTTACAATTTCAGCAAAGACAAACTCGCTCCATTTGTTGTTGAAGACGAAATTGTTGACATGGAAATTAAAGACCTAATTGCCGCCATTACTATTGTTGAGCAACATGCCAAAAAGTAA